The genomic DNA ACCGGTGCCGGGAGCGAAAAGATCGCAACCCGGTTGCTTCTAACAAAAAGGAGAAACGGTAACATGAAAAAAAGTGCATCTCTTATAGTAATATTGTTCTTATTGGTTGTACTGGGAAGCTATAAAGGAATCGCTTCGGCTTCGGGCAAAATCCAGGTTGCCGTCAGTGTCCTGCCCCAGGCCTATTTTGTGGAAAGAGTGGGGGGAAACCGGGTGAACGTCCAGGTCATGATCCCGGCAGGTGCATGTCCTGAAATGTACGAACCGACCCCTCAACAACTGGTCAGGCTGTCCGATGCTGATATCTACATTAAGGTGGGCGCCCCTGCCTTCCCCTTTGAAGAGAAGTATCTCCATGTCATTGCCGGGAAAAATAAAAAAATAACTGTGGTTAATATGTCAGATGGCACACGCTACCGGGAACGGGACCCCCATGTGTGGCTTTCTCCTTCCTGTGTAAAAATAGCAGCCCGGAATATCTATCAGGCGCTGTCCCTTTATGATCCTAATTACAGAGATTATTACGGAGAAAACTTGACGGTATTCTTAAGTGATATTGAAGAGTTAGACCGTAAGAACAGAAAATTGCTCGCCGGTAAAAAAGGTTATGCCTTTATGGTCTATCATCCTGCCTGGGGATATTTTGCCGATGAGTATGGCCTGAAACAGATGGCCATTGAAGAGGAGGGGAAAATAAAAGGCGCATCCCATATCAGAGAGATGATTGATACGGCAAGGCGGAAAGGCATTAAGGTCATTTTTGTCCAGAAGGGTTTTGATACAAAAAGCGCTCGAACAATTGCCCACGAAATCGGCGGAAAAGTAATGGAAGTGGATCCGTTGGAAAGGGACTGGCTGAAA from Syntrophales bacterium includes the following:
- a CDS encoding zinc ABC transporter substrate-binding protein, giving the protein MKKSASLIVILFLLVVLGSYKGIASASGKIQVAVSVLPQAYFVERVGGNRVNVQVMIPAGACPEMYEPTPQQLVRLSDADIYIKVGAPAFPFEEKYLHVIAGKNKKITVVNMSDGTRYRERDPHVWLSPSCVKIAARNIYQALSLYDPNYRDYYGENLTVFLSDIEELDRKNRKLLAGKKGYAFMVYHPAWGYFADEYGLKQMAIEEEGKIKGASHIREMIDTARRKGIKVIFVQKGFDTKSARTIAHEIGGKVMEVDPLERDWLKGMEAFAEILPQVLRK